The Neorhodopirellula lusitana region CAATGCCCGCGGGACTCGTCAATCCGCTATCGAACCGGCAACAATTCCTCGACTTGATTCGCTTCTTGATGGAAATTGATGGTCGAGGTAGTGAGTATCTCAAGTCAATGAGCGAAGGCTTGCGATAGGCGGCCGGTAAGGCGTGCAGCAGTTCTTTTTCGTTAAACCGTCATGCTGCGATCGATCGGTTCGCAGTTTGAAACACAATAACAACACCTTGTTGAGTGATGTCCAATATGACAATGAATCGAAGCTACCGAGTAGGATTGATGGCGTTGGCGGTGGTCTGCCTTTCTTCGTTGCCGGTTGACGTAAAGGCAGAAACGCACGAGGCGTCTACTGCCGTTGCGTCAGATGCTTCCGCAAGCAAAGCGGTAACTCCGCACGAGTTCAAGCATCCTGGGATCGCCCATTCCGATGCGGATATCCAGCGGGTCAAAGAAAAGGTTGCCGAAGGGGCGGAGCCTTGGGTCGCCGCATGGCAGCAACTGACCGAATCGTCATACTTCAGCCTGCGTTGGGAGCCCCAGCCATTGGCCAACGTCGAGCGGGGTGCGAGCAATCGGCCGGATATTGGTTCCACTGATTTCTCGCAAGACGCACGGGCTGCTTACACGCACGCACTTGCCTGGGCTCTAAGCGAGGAGGAAGCACACGCTCGAAAGGCATCGGAAATCATCGATGCTTGGTCAACGACGCTGCGGTCGATCGAGAATCACGATGCAAAGTTGTTGGTCGGCATGGCCGGGCATTTGTTCTGCAACGCGGCAGAGTTGCTGAAGCACACTTGGGATGGTTGGCCGGAGCAAAACCAGGAACGGTTCCGTTCGATGGTCTACGACATCTGGTACCCAATCATTCATGACTACTACCCATCAGCTAACGGCAATTGGGATGCATCCATGTTGCAAACGATGATTGCCATGGGCGTCTATTTCGAAGACGAGCAGATGTTCAACTCAGCGGTCGACTATTTCCGTAGCGGAAAAGGCAACGGCGCGATCGGCAACTACTTCAATGAGTTCGGCGAGTGTCAAGAAACCGGTCGAGATCAAGCGCACACTCAAATGGGTTTGGAGTTTTTGGCGAACACGGCCGAAACAGCCTGGAATCAAGGCCTCGATTTGTACGGGGAATTAGATAACCGCTTGCTAGCTGGCTTTGAGTACACCGCAAAGTACAACCTGGGTTTTGAGGTTCGTTACGAACCTTATCGCAGCTTCGAAGGCCGCTACCATTACAAGCGGATCTCGGATGATTCCCGTGGCCGTTTACGTCCGATGTATGAAACAGTTTATCGCCACTACTTTGTCCGCCAGAAACTGGAGGCTCCCTACACTCATCAAGCCCTCCTGAAGATTCGCGAGAACGAACTTCATACCGTTGGCGAAAGGGATGGAAGGGAATCAGATCGCCGCGACGATCGTCGCCGAAGAAGTGGCGAAAGGCGCCGCAATGGTGGAGGTGCGTCGTTGCTCTGGAACACGTTGATGTATGCGAGCTGATCTGCTGACGCGTTGATGGCGTCGCCTGTTGCAGTAGCGGGAGCCAAACTTTGTTTGCATGCGGGCGTCGCCTACCGAACCTCGCCTACCGTCCCCTCGCCTACTGTCCCCTCGCTCGACGCTCTCTGTAGGACTGTCGAGCTTGTCCTTGTGATCCTAAGGCAAGGCGTTACTCGACTAGTCGTCTTTTCGTTCCACTAAAAATAGCGTCGGGAAGTTGCTTCCGGACGTTGCCTAATGAATGCCGAGTCAATGCTCGTTGAGCAGGGCTCGCGGGAAAGCGAGCCCTGGAGCCGACTGTTATTTGCGGTTCTTCCAGACCTTGATGTCGACATCGTTCTTGGCTGCGACGCCCTCGGTGCTTCGGCCATTGGTGATGTCGGACTC contains the following coding sequences:
- a CDS encoding alginate lyase family protein, producing MTMNRSYRVGLMALAVVCLSSLPVDVKAETHEASTAVASDASASKAVTPHEFKHPGIAHSDADIQRVKEKVAEGAEPWVAAWQQLTESSYFSLRWEPQPLANVERGASNRPDIGSTDFSQDARAAYTHALAWALSEEEAHARKASEIIDAWSTTLRSIENHDAKLLVGMAGHLFCNAAELLKHTWDGWPEQNQERFRSMVYDIWYPIIHDYYPSANGNWDASMLQTMIAMGVYFEDEQMFNSAVDYFRSGKGNGAIGNYFNEFGECQETGRDQAHTQMGLEFLANTAETAWNQGLDLYGELDNRLLAGFEYTAKYNLGFEVRYEPYRSFEGRYHYKRISDDSRGRLRPMYETVYRHYFVRQKLEAPYTHQALLKIRENELHTVGERDGRESDRRDDRRRRSGERRRNGGGASLLWNTLMYAS